In one Balaenoptera ricei isolate mBalRic1 chromosome 20, mBalRic1.hap2, whole genome shotgun sequence genomic region, the following are encoded:
- the GOSR2 gene encoding Golgi SNAP receptor complex member 2 isoform X3 produces the protein MPRQVHEIQSHMGRLETADKQSLHLVENEIQASIDQIFSHLERLEILSSKEPPNKRQNAKLRVDQLKYDVQHLQTALQNFQHRRYAREQQERQREELLSRTFTANDSDTTIPMDEPLQFNSSLQKIHHGMDDLIGGGHSILAGLRAQRLTLKGTQKKILDIANMLGLSNTVMRLIEKRAFQDKYFMIAGMLLTCVVMFLVVQYLT, from the exons ATGCCCAG GCAGGTCCACGAGATCCAGTCTCACATGGGACGCCTGGAGACAGCCGACAAGCAGTCTCTGCACT TAGTAGAAAACGAAATCCAAGCAAGCATAGACCAGATATTCAGCCATCTAGAGCGTCTGGAGATCTTGTCCAGCAAGGAGCCTCCTAACAAAAGACAGAATGCCAAACT TCGTGTCGACCAGTTAAAGTATGATGTCCAGCACCTGCAGACTGCTCTCCAAAACTTCCAGCATCGGCGATACGCAAGGGAGCAGCAGGAAAGACAGCGAGAAGAGCTTCTGTCCCGCACCTTCACCGCTAAT GACTCTGACACCACCATACCAATGGATGAACCACTGCAGTTTAACTCCTCCCTCCAGAAAATTCACCACGGCATGGATGACCTCATTGGAGGCGGGCACAGTATTCTGGCGGGACTGAGGGCCCAGAGACTGACCTTGAAG gggacccagaagaagaTCCTCGACATCGCCAACATGCTCGGCTTGTCCAACACAGTGATGCGGCTCATCGAGAAGCGAGCTTTCCAGGACAAGTACTTCATGATCGCTGGGATGCTGCTCACCTGTGTGGTCATGTTCCTCGTGGTGCAGTACCTGACCTGA
- the GOSR2 gene encoding Golgi SNAP receptor complex member 2 isoform X2, translating to MEPLYQQTHKQVHEIQSHMGRLETADKQSLHLENEIQASIDQIFSHLERLEILSSKEPPNKRQNAKLRVDQLKYDVQHLQTALQNFQHRRYAREQQERQREELLSRTFTANDSDTTIPMDEPLQFNSSLQKIHHGMDDLIGGGHSILAGLRAQRLTLKGTQKKILDIANMLGLSNTVMRLIEKRAFQDKYFMIAGMLLTCVVMFLVVQYLT from the exons ATGGAGCCGCTGTACCAGCAAACGCACAA GCAGGTCCACGAGATCCAGTCTCACATGGGACGCCTGGAGACAGCCGACAAGCAGTCTCTGCACT TAGAAAACGAAATCCAAGCAAGCATAGACCAGATATTCAGCCATCTAGAGCGTCTGGAGATCTTGTCCAGCAAGGAGCCTCCTAACAAAAGACAGAATGCCAAACT TCGTGTCGACCAGTTAAAGTATGATGTCCAGCACCTGCAGACTGCTCTCCAAAACTTCCAGCATCGGCGATACGCAAGGGAGCAGCAGGAAAGACAGCGAGAAGAGCTTCTGTCCCGCACCTTCACCGCTAAT GACTCTGACACCACCATACCAATGGATGAACCACTGCAGTTTAACTCCTCCCTCCAGAAAATTCACCACGGCATGGATGACCTCATTGGAGGCGGGCACAGTATTCTGGCGGGACTGAGGGCCCAGAGACTGACCTTGAAG gggacccagaagaagaTCCTCGACATCGCCAACATGCTCGGCTTGTCCAACACAGTGATGCGGCTCATCGAGAAGCGAGCTTTCCAGGACAAGTACTTCATGATCGCTGGGATGCTGCTCACCTGTGTGGTCATGTTCCTCGTGGTGCAGTACCTGACCTGA
- the GOSR2 gene encoding Golgi SNAP receptor complex member 2 isoform X1 — MEPLYQQTHKQVHEIQSHMGRLETADKQSLHLVENEIQASIDQIFSHLERLEILSSKEPPNKRQNAKLRVDQLKYDVQHLQTALQNFQHRRYAREQQERQREELLSRTFTANDSDTTIPMDEPLQFNSSLQKIHHGMDDLIGGGHSILAGLRAQRLTLKGTQKKILDIANMLGLSNTVMRLIEKRAFQDKYFMIAGMLLTCVVMFLVVQYLT; from the exons ATGGAGCCGCTGTACCAGCAAACGCACAA GCAGGTCCACGAGATCCAGTCTCACATGGGACGCCTGGAGACAGCCGACAAGCAGTCTCTGCACT TAGTAGAAAACGAAATCCAAGCAAGCATAGACCAGATATTCAGCCATCTAGAGCGTCTGGAGATCTTGTCCAGCAAGGAGCCTCCTAACAAAAGACAGAATGCCAAACT TCGTGTCGACCAGTTAAAGTATGATGTCCAGCACCTGCAGACTGCTCTCCAAAACTTCCAGCATCGGCGATACGCAAGGGAGCAGCAGGAAAGACAGCGAGAAGAGCTTCTGTCCCGCACCTTCACCGCTAAT GACTCTGACACCACCATACCAATGGATGAACCACTGCAGTTTAACTCCTCCCTCCAGAAAATTCACCACGGCATGGATGACCTCATTGGAGGCGGGCACAGTATTCTGGCGGGACTGAGGGCCCAGAGACTGACCTTGAAG gggacccagaagaagaTCCTCGACATCGCCAACATGCTCGGCTTGTCCAACACAGTGATGCGGCTCATCGAGAAGCGAGCTTTCCAGGACAAGTACTTCATGATCGCTGGGATGCTGCTCACCTGTGTGGTCATGTTCCTCGTGGTGCAGTACCTGACCTGA